Proteins co-encoded in one Megalops cyprinoides isolate fMegCyp1 chromosome 1, fMegCyp1.pri, whole genome shotgun sequence genomic window:
- the LOC118773223 gene encoding bone morphogenetic protein 1-like, with the protein MDCVWTIATPPDHVIIFTFLLFSLEGNLGLKCRYDYVQLFNGSSTSSPAMGVFCGRVGPPPLVSTTNFLTVRFYSDDIVSRRGFVATYRAIGTRSATAGGPP; encoded by the exons ATGGACTGCGTGTGGACCATCGCCACGCCCCCCGACCACGTGATAATCTtcaccttcctcctcttctcactgGAGGGCAATTTAGGCCTGAAATGCAGATACGACTACGTccag CTCTTTAACGGCAGCAGTACCAGCTCCCCAGCGATGGGTGTGTTCTGCGGAAGGGTCGGCCCACCCCCCTTAGTCTCCACCACCAACTTCCTGACAGTGCGCTTCTACTCCGACGACATAGTGTCCAGGCGCGGCTTCGTCGCCACCTACAGGGCGATTGGCA CTCGTTCTGCTACGGCAGGGGGACCCCCGTGA